The Helianthus annuus cultivar XRQ/B chromosome 16, HanXRQr2.0-SUNRISE, whole genome shotgun sequence genome includes a window with the following:
- the LOC110916912 gene encoding ABC transporter G family member 11 isoform X1 encodes MGSVVHNNEIFPEQDGEGKWGVEMVDNESLVMKKRSGAHLTWEDLRVSVSSSNGSSCKTILSGATGYAKPGEIVAIMGPSGCGKSTLLDSLAGRLATNIRSSGHVLINGRKQRLTYGTMAYMTQEQVLTWTLTVKETVYYSAELQLPKSMPRSQKRERADRIIREMGLQESMNTRIGGWGIKGLSGGQKRRLSICLQLLTHPKLLLLDEPTSGLDSAASYYVMDRIVKLTQQYGMTVLAAIHQPSSHVFGLFHNLCLLSLGRMIYFGPTFAANQFFAANGFPCPDLQNPADHFLITINTDFDEDHDSGHLTVEKVVDVLSESYKSSDIYMDVKSEIAATCGQEGGLTGKAGFLKAGFITQCWVLVKRSFINMYRDIGYYWLRLGIYIVLGFSVGTVFYNLGYGFGSLNGRISMLMYISSFLTIMAIGGFPSFIEEFKVFQWERLNGHYGVGSFVISHAISSTPYLLLLSFIPGVIAYSLVGLQREYEQFTYFALVLFASMLLVECLMMIVATIVPNLLMGIITGAGIQGMMILSAGFFRLPDDLAPVFWKYPMYHVSFHKYALQGLYKNEFHGLMFPEYEGGPKVNGDMLLKDLLQVEMGYSKWVDLGIIFGMVLVYRVILFCIIKTTEKVKPIIRAILFSAT; translated from the exons ATGGGTAGTGTAGTACACAACAATGAAATATTTCCAGAACAAGATGGAGAAGGAAAATGGGGAGTCGAAATGGTTGATAATGAGTCCCTTGTGATGAAGAAAAGAAGTGGAGCGCATTTGACATGGGAGGACCTTCGAGTTTCGGTTTCAAGCTCTAATGGAAGTTCATGTAAAACCATACTTTCTGGTGCAACTGGTTATGCTAAACCAGGAGAGATAGTGGCCATCATGGGTCCTTCTGGTTGTGGCAAGTCGACTCTCCTAGATTCTTTGGCTG GACGGTTGGCGACAAACATAAGGAGCAGCGGACACGTTTTAATAAATGGAAGGAAGCAAAGACTCACATATGGCACTATG GCATATATGactcaagaacaagttttaaccTGGACTTTAACGGTTAAAGAAACAGTATACTACTCAGCTGAACTACAACTGCCTAAGTCCATGCCAAGATCCCAAAAGAGGGAAAGAGCAGATAGAATTATAAGGGAGATGGGGCTCCAAGAATCCATGAACACAAGAATAGGTGGTTGGGGAATCAAAGGTCTTAGCGGTGGCCAAAAACGACGTCTAAGCATCTGCTTACAACTCCTAACGCACCCTAAACTTCTTTTGCTTGACGAGCCTACGAGTGGTCTGGACAGCGCAGCGTCATATTATGTTATGGACCGGATTGTTAAGCTCACACAACAATATGGGATGACAGTTTTAGCAGCTATCCATCAACCTAGTAGCCATGTTTTTGGGCTTTTTCATAATTTGTGTCTTCTCTCATTGGGGAGAATGATATATTTTGGTCCTACTTTTGCAGCAAATCAG TTTTTTGCAGCAAATGGTTTTCCTTGTCCAGATCTACAAAATCCTGCTGATCACTTTCTCATCACTATCAACACAGACTTTGATGAG GACCATGATAGTGGACATTTAACTGTTGAGAAAGTAGTTGATGTACTTTCTGAATCCTACAAGTCATCTGATATATATATGGATGTCAAAAGTGAAATAGCTGCTACATGTGGACAG gaAGGAGGCCTGACTGGAAAAGCAGGATTCCTGAAGGCTGGTTTCATTACGCAATGTTGGGTGCTCGTAAAAAGATCATTTATAAACATGTATCGCGATATAGGATATTATTGGTTAAGGCTTGGTATATATATTGTTTTGGGTTTTTCGGTAGGAACAGTCTTCTACAATCTTGGATATGGATTTGGCTCCTTAAAC GGTAGGATTTCAATGCTCATGTATATCTCTTCATTCCTTACCATCATGGCTATTGGCGGCTTCCCCTCCTTCATTGAGGAATTTAAG GTCTTTCAATGGGAAAGATTAAATGGGCATTATGGGGTTGGATCATTTGTTATCAGCCATGCGATCTCCTCAACGCCCTACCTACTTCTCTTATCTTTTATCCCAGGAGTAATAGCTTACTCGCTTGTTGGCCTTCAGAGAGAATATGAGCAATTCACCTACTTTGCATTAGTGCTCTTCGCATCAATGTTACTCGTTGAATGCCTCATGATGATCGTAGCAACCATCGTGCCAAATTTGCTCATGGGCATTATAACCGGTGCAGGAATCCAAGGTATGATGATACTAAGTGCTGGATTTTTTAGGTTGCCAGATGATCTAGCTCCAGTGTTTTGGAAATACCCTATGTACCATGTTTCATTCCACAAGTATGCATTACAAGGATTGTACAAAAATGAGTTTCATGGTCTTATGTTTCCTGAGTATGAGGGAGGTCCTAAGGTTAATGGAGACATGTTATTGAAGGATTTATTGCAAGTGGAGATGGGATATTCTAAATGGGTGGATCTTGGAATCATTTTTGGTATGGTCCTTGTATATAGGGTAATACTCTTTTGTATTATAAAGACAACAGAGAAGGTGAAACCTATTATTAGAGCTATCTTGTTTAGTGCAACTTGA
- the LOC110916912 gene encoding ABC transporter G family member 11 isoform X3 → MTQEQVLTWTLTVKETVYYSAELQLPKSMPRSQKRERADRIIREMGLQESMNTRIGGWGIKGLSGGQKRRLSICLQLLTHPKLLLLDEPTSGLDSAASYYVMDRIVKLTQQYGMTVLAAIHQPSSHVFGLFHNLCLLSLGRMIYFGPTFAANQFFAANGFPCPDLQNPADHFLITINTDFDEDHDSGHLTVEKVVDVLSESYKSSDIYMDVKSEIAATCGQEGGLTGKAGFLKAGFITQCWVLVKRSFINMYRDIGYYWLRLGIYIVLGFSVGTVFYNLGYGFGSLNGRISMLMYISSFLTIMAIGGFPSFIEEFKVFQWERLNGHYGVGSFVISHAISSTPYLLLLSFIPGVIAYSLVGLQREYEQFTYFALVLFASMLLVECLMMIVATIVPNLLMGIITGAGIQGMMILSAGFFRLPDDLAPVFWKYPMYHVSFHKYALQGLYKNEFHGLMFPEYEGGPKVNGDMLLKDLLQVEMGYSKWVDLGIIFGMVLVYRVILFCIIKTTEKVKPIIRAILFSAT, encoded by the exons ATGactcaagaacaagttttaaccTGGACTTTAACGGTTAAAGAAACAGTATACTACTCAGCTGAACTACAACTGCCTAAGTCCATGCCAAGATCCCAAAAGAGGGAAAGAGCAGATAGAATTATAAGGGAGATGGGGCTCCAAGAATCCATGAACACAAGAATAGGTGGTTGGGGAATCAAAGGTCTTAGCGGTGGCCAAAAACGACGTCTAAGCATCTGCTTACAACTCCTAACGCACCCTAAACTTCTTTTGCTTGACGAGCCTACGAGTGGTCTGGACAGCGCAGCGTCATATTATGTTATGGACCGGATTGTTAAGCTCACACAACAATATGGGATGACAGTTTTAGCAGCTATCCATCAACCTAGTAGCCATGTTTTTGGGCTTTTTCATAATTTGTGTCTTCTCTCATTGGGGAGAATGATATATTTTGGTCCTACTTTTGCAGCAAATCAG TTTTTTGCAGCAAATGGTTTTCCTTGTCCAGATCTACAAAATCCTGCTGATCACTTTCTCATCACTATCAACACAGACTTTGATGAG GACCATGATAGTGGACATTTAACTGTTGAGAAAGTAGTTGATGTACTTTCTGAATCCTACAAGTCATCTGATATATATATGGATGTCAAAAGTGAAATAGCTGCTACATGTGGACAG gaAGGAGGCCTGACTGGAAAAGCAGGATTCCTGAAGGCTGGTTTCATTACGCAATGTTGGGTGCTCGTAAAAAGATCATTTATAAACATGTATCGCGATATAGGATATTATTGGTTAAGGCTTGGTATATATATTGTTTTGGGTTTTTCGGTAGGAACAGTCTTCTACAATCTTGGATATGGATTTGGCTCCTTAAAC GGTAGGATTTCAATGCTCATGTATATCTCTTCATTCCTTACCATCATGGCTATTGGCGGCTTCCCCTCCTTCATTGAGGAATTTAAG GTCTTTCAATGGGAAAGATTAAATGGGCATTATGGGGTTGGATCATTTGTTATCAGCCATGCGATCTCCTCAACGCCCTACCTACTTCTCTTATCTTTTATCCCAGGAGTAATAGCTTACTCGCTTGTTGGCCTTCAGAGAGAATATGAGCAATTCACCTACTTTGCATTAGTGCTCTTCGCATCAATGTTACTCGTTGAATGCCTCATGATGATCGTAGCAACCATCGTGCCAAATTTGCTCATGGGCATTATAACCGGTGCAGGAATCCAAGGTATGATGATACTAAGTGCTGGATTTTTTAGGTTGCCAGATGATCTAGCTCCAGTGTTTTGGAAATACCCTATGTACCATGTTTCATTCCACAAGTATGCATTACAAGGATTGTACAAAAATGAGTTTCATGGTCTTATGTTTCCTGAGTATGAGGGAGGTCCTAAGGTTAATGGAGACATGTTATTGAAGGATTTATTGCAAGTGGAGATGGGATATTCTAAATGGGTGGATCTTGGAATCATTTTTGGTATGGTCCTTGTATATAGGGTAATACTCTTTTGTATTATAAAGACAACAGAGAAGGTGAAACCTATTATTAGAGCTATCTTGTTTAGTGCAACTTGA
- the LOC110916912 gene encoding ABC transporter G family member 11 isoform X2: MGSVVHNNEIFPEQDGEGKWGVEMVDNESLVMKKRSGAHLTWEDLRVSVSSSNGSSCKTILSGATGYAKPGEIVAIMGPSGCGKSTLLDSLAGRLATNIRSSGHVLINGRKQRLTYGTMAYMTQEQVLTWTLTVKETVYYSAELQLPKSMPRSQKRERADRIIREMGLQESMNTRIGGWGIKGLSGGQKRRLSICLQLLTHPKLLLLDEPTSGLDSAASYYVMDRIVKLTQQYGMTVLAAIHQPSSHVFGLFHNLCLLSLGRMIYFGPTFAANQFFAANGFPCPDLQNPADHFLITINTDFDEDHDSGHLTVEKVVDVLSESYKSSDIYMDVKSEIAATCGQEGGLTGKAGFLKAGFITQCWVLVKRSFINMYRDIGYYWLRLGIYIVLGFSVGTVFYNLGYGFGSLNGRISMLMYISSFLTIMAIGGFPSFIEEFKVFQWERLNGHYGVGSFVISHAISSTPYLLLLSFIPGVIAYSLVGLQREYEQFTYFALVLFASMLLVECLMMIVATMVPNLLMGIITGAGIQGMMILSAGFFRLPDDLAPVFWKYPMYHVSFHKYALQGLYKNEFHGLMFPEYEGGPKVNGDMLLKDLLQVEMGYSKWVDLGIIFGMVLVYRVILFCIIKTTEKVKPIIRAILFSAT; this comes from the exons ATGGGTAGTGTAGTACACAACAATGAAATATTTCCAGAACAAGATGGAGAAGGAAAATGGGGAGTCGAAATGGTTGATAATGAGTCCCTTGTGATGAAGAAAAGAAGTGGAGCGCATTTGACATGGGAGGACCTTCGAGTTTCGGTTTCAAGCTCTAATGGAAGTTCATGTAAAACCATACTTTCTGGTGCAACTGGTTATGCTAAACCAGGAGAGATAGTGGCCATCATGGGTCCTTCTGGTTGTGGCAAGTCGACTCTCCTAGATTCTTTGGCTG GACGGTTGGCGACAAACATAAGGAGCAGCGGACACGTTTTAATAAATGGAAGGAAGCAAAGACTCACATATGGCACTATG GCATATATGactcaagaacaagttttaaccTGGACTTTAACGGTTAAAGAAACAGTATACTACTCAGCTGAACTACAACTGCCTAAGTCCATGCCAAGATCCCAAAAGAGGGAAAGAGCAGATAGAATTATAAGGGAGATGGGGCTCCAAGAATCCATGAACACAAGAATAGGTGGTTGGGGAATCAAAGGTCTTAGCGGTGGCCAAAAACGACGTCTAAGCATCTGCTTACAACTCCTAACGCACCCTAAACTTCTTTTGCTTGACGAGCCTACGAGTGGTCTGGACAGCGCAGCGTCATATTATGTTATGGACCGGATTGTTAAGCTCACACAACAATATGGGATGACAGTTTTAGCAGCTATCCATCAACCTAGTAGCCATGTTTTTGGGCTTTTTCATAATTTGTGTCTTCTCTCATTGGGGAGAATGATATATTTTGGTCCTACTTTTGCAGCAAATCAG TTTTTTGCAGCAAATGGTTTTCCTTGTCCAGATCTACAAAATCCTGCTGATCACTTTCTCATCACTATCAACACAGACTTTGATGAG GACCATGATAGTGGACATTTAACTGTTGAGAAAGTAGTTGATGTACTTTCTGAATCCTACAAGTCATCTGATATATATATGGATGTCAAAAGTGAAATAGCTGCTACATGTGGACAG gaAGGAGGCCTGACTGGAAAAGCAGGATTCCTGAAGGCTGGTTTCATTACGCAATGTTGGGTGCTCGTAAAAAGATCATTTATAAACATGTATCGCGATATAGGATATTATTGGTTAAGGCTTGGTATATATATTGTTTTGGGTTTTTCGGTAGGAACAGTCTTCTACAATCTTGGATATGGATTTGGCTCCTTAAAC GGTAGGATTTCAATGCTCATGTATATCTCTTCATTCCTTACCATCATGGCTATTGGCGGCTTCCCCTCCTTCATTGAGGAATTTAAG GTCTTTCAATGGGAAAGATTAAATGGGCATTATGGGGTTGGATCATTTGTTATCAGCCATGCGATCTCCTCAACGCCCTACCTACTTCTCTTATCTTTTATCCCAGGAGTAATAGCTTACTCGCTTGTTGGCCTTCAGAGAGAATATGAGCAATTCACCTACTTTGCATTAGTGCTCTTCGCATCAAT GTTACTCGTTGAATGCCTCATGATGATCGTAGCAACCATGGTGCCAAATTTGCTCATGGGCATTATAACCGGTGCAGGAATCCAAGGTATGATGATACTAAGTGCTGGATTTTTTAGGTTGCCAGATGATCTAGCTCCAGTGTTTTGGAAATACCCTATGTACCATGTTTCATTCCACAAGTATGCATTACAAGGATTGTACAAAAATGAGTTTCATGGTCTTATGTTTCCTGAGTATGAGGGAGGTCCTAAGGTTAATGGAGACATGTTATTGAAGGATTTATTGCAAGTGGAGATGGGATATTCTAAATGGGTGGATCTTGGAATCATTTTTGGTATGGTCCTTGTATATAGGGTAATACTCTTTTGTATTATAAAGACAACAGAGAAGGTGAAACCTATTATTAGAGCTATCTTGTTTAGTGCAACTTGA
- the LOC110919562 gene encoding uncharacterized protein LOC110919562, with protein MILEVNGLWETIEPAENTQSDVKKDKSAISNLFQAISEDVVLQVANCKTAKEIQENLKTRHVGVDRVQKARLHTLMLEFELLEMKEDDTIDEFTSKIYSIVTRASEYGRTLNQSTLVRKLLNAMPDRFIQIVASIEQYFNLDTMTLDEAIGRLKAYEERLKLKKKESPVNNLEELLYAGHGQHVGNRGRGRFSPSRGQGRSNYQHRGEGHTSYEMEETDKPQRDDSKQETSAMRDKSKITCYICEKLGHFAYECPTKITKENETLLVETEEDDEPTLLMCPHFEEK; from the coding sequence ATGATTTTGGAAGTAAATGGACTTTGGGAAACGATTGAACCGGCAGAGAATACACAGTCGGATGTTAAGAAAGATAAGTCGGCAATTTCTAATCTATTCCAAGCAATATCGGAAGATGTCGTATTGCAAGTTGCAAATTGCAAGACTGCAAAAGAAATTCAGGAAAATTTGAAGACGAGACATGTTGGTGTAGACCGAGTGCAAAAGGCGCGTTTACATACACTCATGTTAGAATTTGAGTTattggaaatgaaggaagatGACACAATAGATGAGTTCACTTCAAAGATCTATAGTATTGTTACACGGGCAAGCGAGTACGGAAGGACGTTGAATCAATCTACTCTGGTACGAAAACTTCTAAACGCCATGCCAGATAGATTTATTCAAATAGTTGCATCGATCGAGCAATACTTCAATCTAGACACAATGACACTAGACGAAGCTATTGGTAGATTAAAAGCGTATGAAGAAAGGTTAAAGTTGAAGAAAAAGGAAAGCCCCGTGAACAATCTAGAAGAACTCTTGTATGCGGGTCATGGACAACATGTTGGAAATCGTGGACGAGGGAGATTCAGCCCGTCACGAGGCCAAGGGAGAAGCAATTATCAACATAGGGGTGAAGGACACACCTCTTACGAGATGGAAGAAACCGACAAACCACAAAGGGATGATAGCAAGCAAGAAACATCGGCTATGAGAGATAAGTCAAAAATCACTTGTTATATATGTGAGAAACTTGGGCACTTTGCATACGAATGCCCAACCAAGATAACCAAAGAAAATGAGACACTCTTGGTCGAAacagaagaagatgatgaaccGACACTTCTAATGTGCCCACACTTTGAAGAGAAGTAG